GTGCCGCTTGATAATGGCCTGAAGAGCTTCGGTCATGGCCTTGATGTATTCGGCTTCGGTCAGTTCTTCGGCCTGTGATACCGCGCTTGAGCCAAAAGAGAAAAAAACAATCAGCAGACCCGTTAAAAAGACCGTCGAAAATTTCAGCCTGGTTTTTGGCATTATGAAAACCCCTCCAATTCCGGGAGTTCCGGAACTCACAGGGCCACCCGCCCTTCTTTACTCATTATGTTCTAATTTATCCAGCGCCCTCTCGAAATATTCGTTTATCTGCCGAGAAAGCTTGAGCACGTTTTGCAGGTCATCAACAACACCATCCTGATGCGCATCTTTTGCCCTCTCGATCCATGTCTGGATATTTTTCACATGTTCCCTGTTGTGTTCCAGCAAATAGGGAAGCCCGAGCTTCAGTTTTCTTAAATTTTCACGATGAAGTTCATCCATGTCCTCCATGACCCTCGCATTTCCTTAGTATCACATAGTTCTCCATAAAGTTGACTTCGGATATATAGTAACCTTCCAGGTTCTTACTCTCTCCGAAAAGCGAGCGGACCTGAACATTTTCACCATCCACACCCACTAGTCCGGCTTCTTCCAATACCAGCTTATCCTGCTTCTTTTCTTCGATATATATGTTTGAGAGGCACATAATCCCTCCTTTTGGGAAGCAAAGATGAAATCAGTTTATCAATAATCATGCGGAATACCTTTAATATGCAAGAGCAAATGTTCTTTATTACTATCCAGATCATCGAGCCATCCATAATTCGCGTCACTTTTAGAGTCCAAGTCTTTTATATATGGCTTGATATCCAATAGAGGGGTGGTATCAAATACGTCTAATCCGGAGGTAAAAATTTCATTGTTAACTATTTTCTTTAAGCGAACAATGCTAATCCCAATGGGATTTGGCCGAACAGCAGACC
The genomic region above belongs to Deltaproteobacteria bacterium and contains:
- a CDS encoding CooT family nickel-binding protein, with protein sequence MCLSNIYIEEKKQDKLVLEEAGLVGVDGENVQVRSLFGESKNLEGYYISEVNFMENYVILRKCEGHGGHG